In a genomic window of Variovorax paradoxus:
- a CDS encoding DoxX-like family protein — translation MRQGADDDRLLRLSLVAVWLVTAVVSIVELDGQSRRVLAEAGIASPPWLVQLLIVGGAAADLVVGLALWWRPGRASYLAALGLLLLMTAVATGLQPALWLHPLGPLLKNLPIAALLWHLYRRAVP, via the coding sequence ATGAGGCAGGGGGCCGACGACGACCGCCTGCTGCGCCTGAGCCTCGTCGCGGTCTGGCTGGTCACGGCCGTCGTCAGCATCGTCGAACTCGACGGCCAGAGCCGCCGGGTGCTGGCCGAGGCCGGTATCGCCTCGCCGCCCTGGCTGGTGCAACTGCTGATCGTCGGTGGCGCGGCGGCCGACCTCGTCGTCGGCCTCGCGCTGTGGTGGCGGCCGGGCCGCGCCAGCTACCTCGCGGCGCTCGGCCTGCTGTTGCTCATGACGGCGGTCGCCACCGGCCTGCAGCCGGCGCTGTGGCTGCATCCGCTGGGGCCGCTGCTCAAGAACCTGCCGATCGCCGCGCTGCTGTGGCACCTGTACCGGCGCGCCGTGCCATGA